A section of the Dehalobacter sp. DCM genome encodes:
- a CDS encoding DUF2922 domain-containing protein: protein MAITTNRTARLTFSTSAGNTFSLTVPQPRENIQLAEAVTVMNTLIAGGIFLTANGTLTGIKDIKVIDTTTNDLYDPPQV from the coding sequence GTGGCTATCACGACTAACAGAACAGCCAGATTAACCTTTTCGACAAGCGCAGGGAACACGTTTTCCCTGACGGTTCCCCAACCACGGGAGAATATTCAGCTGGCTGAAGCGGTGACCGTGATGAATACGCTGATTGCCGGGGGGATATTCTTGACGGCAAACGGTACGCTTACGGGCATCAAGGATATAAAGGTCATTGATACAACAACCAATGACCTTTACGACCCGCCGCAAGTGTAA
- a CDS encoding DUF1659 domain-containing protein, which produces MAVVSTPSSAALVMVYQTGVGTGGTPITRQLTLNNIIYTAPDQAVYDAAYAIFGLSQYSLIDVFFRKTNELTDET; this is translated from the coding sequence TTGGCAGTCGTTTCTACGCCATCCAGCGCAGCGCTGGTCATGGTATACCAGACTGGAGTCGGTACAGGCGGTACCCCGATAACCAGACAGCTAACCCTTAACAACATTATCTACACGGCCCCGGATCAAGCTGTCTACGACGCGGCGTATGCCATCTTTGGCTTATCCCAGTATAGCCTTATCGACGTTTTCTTCAGAAAAACCAACGAGTTGACAGATGAGACCTAA
- a CDS encoding DUF3102 domain-containing protein, whose amino-acid sequence MENLTSERTPHVIAAEINMITTQTKKILLASAIEIGRRLQEAKDLVKHGEWGKWLEESVSYSQKTAERLIKLYQEYGPEFSDGSDSSKSTSMSILTYTQALLLLGLPAEEREEFIVQNNIGGMTIQELEQALKDRDQANQAKDQALQEKDRAIQTKNQAIQENQLLKKGLETIDNTISELINEQAKALSTPMNPENNKAEFPSANSASSEGNNSSVQAVPFTHNLKTESDPNDHIKYVEKCDAYCKTIADTFFDLTTTLTNLNHIDPKLKEKKREEANRLITYMAETIQEWPPPRKPLRVNS is encoded by the coding sequence ATGGAAAATTTGACATCCGAACGAACACCGCATGTCATTGCGGCTGAAATCAATATGATAACCACCCAAACCAAAAAAATCCTCCTTGCCAGTGCCATTGAAATCGGCCGCCGTTTACAGGAAGCAAAGGATCTGGTTAAACACGGGGAATGGGGAAAGTGGCTGGAAGAGTCTGTGAGCTATTCCCAAAAGACTGCCGAACGGCTGATCAAGCTCTACCAGGAATACGGGCCTGAATTTTCCGATGGGTCCGACAGTTCAAAATCGACATCAATGTCGATTTTGACTTACACGCAAGCCCTTCTCCTGCTGGGATTGCCGGCAGAAGAGCGTGAAGAGTTCATCGTGCAGAATAATATCGGGGGCATGACGATCCAGGAGCTGGAGCAAGCGCTAAAGGACAGGGATCAAGCCAATCAGGCTAAGGACCAGGCACTTCAGGAAAAGGACCGGGCCATTCAGACTAAGAATCAGGCGATTCAAGAGAATCAGCTACTGAAAAAAGGGTTAGAGACTATCGATAATACAATCTCCGAATTGATCAACGAGCAGGCAAAGGCTTTGTCAACGCCAATGAATCCGGAAAATAATAAAGCAGAATTCCCATCTGCCAACAGTGCCTCCTCTGAAGGGAATAACTCCTCCGTGCAAGCAGTCCCTTTTACCCACAACCTTAAAACTGAAAGTGACCCCAACGATCACATCAAATATGTAGAAAAATGCGACGCTTACTGTAAAACCATCGCGGATACCTTCTTTGATCTGACCACAACGCTTACCAATCTTAACCATATCGACCCAAAGCTGAAAGAAAAGAAACGAGAAGAAGCCAACCGGCTGATTACCTACATGGCAGAGACAATTCAAGAATGGCCGCCCCCCAGAAAGCCGCTTAGAGTGAATTCCTAA
- a CDS encoding SDR family NAD(P)-dependent oxidoreductase has translation MFRLRLEGKIALVTGAGSGLGRATALMFAEEGAKVVVADFNEANGAATAQSIIDNGGDALFVKCNVRIQEDIKALVKVAKEKYGRIDVLFNSAGVLVHKPFLEQTLDDFNFIIETNLRGYIWTMQEVLPIMVENGKGSVINVASISAYKPELNAYFYGSAKAGVAKLNMDVAKEFSPKGIRINGICPGPISTNMTPEAVRNNQEEQNKVKALLPVGRLGEPEDIAYLAVYLASDESSFMTGSNIVIDGGIFIS, from the coding sequence ATGTTCAGACTTAGACTTGAGGGGAAAATTGCTCTCGTAACGGGGGCGGGATCAGGACTAGGAAGAGCAACTGCACTGATGTTCGCCGAGGAAGGAGCCAAGGTTGTCGTTGCCGATTTCAATGAAGCAAACGGAGCTGCGACCGCCCAATCCATCATAGATAATGGCGGGGATGCACTCTTTGTAAAATGCAACGTCAGAATCCAGGAGGATATCAAAGCCTTGGTAAAAGTAGCCAAAGAAAAATACGGCCGTATTGATGTACTATTCAATTCTGCAGGTGTCCTGGTGCATAAGCCGTTCCTGGAACAAACTCTTGACGATTTTAACTTTATTATTGAAACAAATTTACGCGGATATATCTGGACGATGCAGGAAGTTCTACCCATTATGGTTGAAAACGGCAAAGGCTCTGTGATCAATGTTGCGTCGATTTCAGCTTATAAGCCTGAATTAAACGCCTATTTCTATGGTTCAGCTAAAGCAGGTGTCGCTAAGTTGAATATGGACGTTGCCAAAGAATTCTCCCCAAAGGGGATTCGAATCAACGGCATTTGTCCAGGACCAATTAGTACTAATATGACTCCCGAAGCAGTCAGGAACAATCAAGAAGAACAAAATAAAGTTAAAGCGTTGCTTCCGGTAGGAAGACTCGGTGAACCTGAAGATATTGCTTATTTAGCTGTTTACCTTGCTTCTGATGAATCTTCGTTTATGACAGGCTCGAATATCGTGATTGACGGCGGTATATTTATCAGTTGA
- a CDS encoding aldehyde ferredoxin oxidoreductase N-terminal domain-containing protein, translating into MDKLYGYVGKIARINLTDSTVSVIPTTKYVPEYIGGRSVCNKIFWDEVKPGVKAFDPENKVIYMTGPTTATGIPTGGRTVFTTISPNSLPEQYAWSGIGGSFGAEIKFAGYDGFILEGKAPEPTYLYIEDNDITFLSARNLWGKLVHATQRRLEEIHGNDVKSIVIGPAGENLIRNASVTTSNDNVAAKAGLGAVFGSKNLKAITVRGTGTVVPADSKKVLELRMKMAHPSMLKRPVINETHHGLPGAENLVPGGWKRAQVACSYGCNQHCMCLMLDMKSAFTEEKVNHVEKCVSIFAFAFDQDVPYGGPGGPGGIFQTEQNHFPACKMIAREVDPPDTSDPYFKQEFTPGPGDILDFWKHDFDKGSVINDLCNEYGVDKWDVIIWLLPWLSMGKKEGVFDDIDFGKEIDVESEEFVRYLMDMIVYRKGYYGNLLAEGMARAIRVLGKEKFGDTIYHGRYSRQINKQLDLPISLETAWGHSVHWQGRGFEASIAKPAWVATNLHQMTATRDTQTIQHHHDKFENYLELKDDPCRSPLTAKAVVMGENKAELKDSVTCCDWQSPNLFWTDMEAQMFTAATGIPMTEEELNKAAERSRNLFRAIIIRNYDRTRELEVNAIFPIMQFPDPWGETVTWDEWNDLVDLYYALRGWDKETGWPTRETYENYGLNDVADVLETIGKLP; encoded by the coding sequence ATGGATAAACTTTATGGGTATGTCGGCAAGATTGCCCGCATTAATTTAACGGACAGTACGGTTTCTGTTATACCGACGACAAAATACGTACCGGAATATATCGGGGGACGGAGCGTCTGTAATAAGATATTTTGGGATGAGGTTAAACCCGGAGTAAAAGCTTTTGACCCGGAAAATAAGGTTATTTATATGACCGGACCAACAACCGCAACGGGAATACCGACCGGCGGGCGGACGGTATTTACGACGATTTCTCCGAACAGCCTTCCTGAGCAGTATGCATGGAGTGGAATCGGTGGCTCATTTGGCGCAGAAATAAAATTTGCGGGATATGACGGCTTCATTTTGGAAGGAAAAGCCCCCGAGCCTACGTACCTTTATATTGAGGACAACGACATCACATTTCTTTCTGCAAGAAATCTATGGGGAAAGCTGGTTCATGCTACGCAGAGAAGACTTGAAGAGATCCATGGCAACGATGTCAAGAGCATCGTCATCGGTCCTGCCGGAGAAAACTTGATTCGTAACGCCAGTGTCACCACCAGTAATGATAATGTGGCAGCTAAAGCAGGACTAGGGGCTGTTTTTGGTTCAAAGAATCTGAAAGCAATAACGGTGCGCGGTACCGGGACGGTCGTTCCGGCCGATAGCAAGAAAGTGCTTGAACTGCGGATGAAGATGGCACATCCTTCGATGCTTAAACGACCGGTTATTAACGAAACTCATCATGGGTTACCCGGTGCAGAAAACCTAGTCCCCGGCGGCTGGAAGCGTGCCCAGGTTGCCTGCAGCTATGGCTGCAATCAGCACTGCATGTGCCTGATGCTCGATATGAAATCGGCTTTTACTGAAGAAAAGGTTAACCATGTAGAAAAATGCGTTAGTATCTTCGCCTTTGCTTTCGACCAGGACGTACCCTACGGCGGACCCGGCGGACCCGGTGGAATATTCCAGACGGAGCAGAATCACTTTCCTGCGTGTAAGATGATTGCCCGCGAAGTTGATCCGCCGGACACAAGTGACCCCTATTTCAAACAAGAGTTTACCCCTGGCCCCGGTGATATCTTAGATTTTTGGAAACATGATTTTGATAAGGGCAGTGTTATCAATGATCTTTGTAATGAGTATGGTGTCGATAAATGGGATGTTATTATCTGGCTGTTGCCATGGCTGTCCATGGGCAAGAAAGAAGGCGTCTTTGACGATATCGACTTTGGTAAGGAAATCGATGTGGAGTCGGAGGAATTTGTCAGGTATTTGATGGATATGATCGTCTACCGCAAAGGATATTACGGCAATCTCCTCGCAGAAGGGATGGCCAGAGCCATCCGGGTTTTAGGTAAGGAGAAATTTGGCGATACCATTTACCATGGCCGTTATTCCCGGCAGATCAATAAACAGCTGGACCTTCCCATCAGCCTGGAAACGGCATGGGGACACAGTGTCCACTGGCAGGGCCGCGGTTTTGAAGCGTCAATCGCCAAACCTGCTTGGGTAGCGACCAACCTTCATCAAATGACCGCCACCCGTGATACGCAGACCATTCAACATCATCACGATAAATTTGAAAACTATCTTGAGTTAAAGGACGATCCGTGCCGCAGCCCGCTTACGGCCAAGGCTGTGGTTATGGGCGAGAATAAGGCTGAGTTGAAGGATTCCGTAACCTGCTGCGACTGGCAAAGCCCGAACTTGTTCTGGACCGATATGGAAGCTCAAATGTTTACGGCCGCGACGGGGATTCCGATGACAGAGGAAGAACTCAATAAAGCCGCTGAGCGTTCTAGAAACCTTTTCCGCGCGATTATCATTCGAAATTACGATCGGACTCGGGAACTGGAAGTCAATGCGATCTTTCCAATTATGCAGTTTCCCGATCCCTGGGGGGAAACCGTAACCTGGGATGAGTGGAACGATCTGGTCGACCTCTACTACGCCCTGCGTGGTTGGGATAAGGAAACCGGCTGGCCTACCAGAGAAACCTATGAGAACTATGGATTGAATGACGTAGCGGATGTGCTGGAGACTATAGGTAAGCTTCCTTAA
- a CDS encoding 4Fe-4S dicluster domain-containing protein — MEDNVKVRSYGQHIVQAPSDVSFCAGCNACEIVCALVHDGVVGPCYNRIFMEKGTQTMVSIINTCQQCSDHPCYEACARKDQALCLDEHGIAYINEEFCIGCKRCIKACVFDPPRINYIKSTDKTKRKAKKCDLCRNRPEGPACVQYCQVSCLSVSDK; from the coding sequence ATGGAGGATAATGTAAAAGTGAGAAGTTATGGCCAGCATATCGTTCAGGCTCCCTCGGATGTTTCATTCTGTGCGGGATGCAATGCCTGTGAAATTGTCTGTGCACTTGTTCATGACGGTGTAGTGGGGCCCTGTTATAACAGAATCTTTATGGAAAAAGGTACCCAGACCATGGTTAGCATTATAAACACCTGTCAGCAATGTTCCGATCACCCATGCTACGAGGCATGTGCCCGCAAAGATCAGGCTCTGTGTTTAGATGAACATGGTATCGCCTATATTAACGAAGAATTTTGTATCGGCTGCAAGCGCTGCATAAAAGCATGTGTCTTTGACCCGCCACGTATAAATTATATAAAAAGCACGGATAAAACCAAACGCAAGGCTAAAAAGTGTGACCTTTGCCGCAATCGCCCTGAAGGCCCCGCCTGTGTACAATATTGCCAGGTGTCCTGTCTCAGTGTAAGTGATAAATAA
- the fdhD gene encoding formate dehydrogenase accessory sulfurtransferase FdhD, producing the protein MIGEGIVYEDFDVIEIKRENMGITRNEKEIKVIAEVSLKIIVNGMELVSLLCLNQYQKELALGFLYNEGVINAIDDIKSIDYVENMLAVVIELKEYVVIDMRESLRSMTSGCGKCYTYINPLKQRLYNISENDLTFSANEILNTMNRFIKESELYNEVGGVHSVLFATDGFQLKTEDIGRHNCFDKIAGMLLIQNKTKIAIRSIIYISGRLTSEMLMKMIRLDAPIVVSKSTPTTATIRLARQYNITLLGYVKGDYGIVYSGSHRITD; encoded by the coding sequence ATGATTGGGGAAGGGATTGTCTATGAAGATTTTGATGTTATAGAAATTAAAAGAGAAAACATGGGCATCACTCGTAATGAAAAGGAAATTAAGGTTATCGCCGAAGTATCTCTCAAAATCATTGTCAACGGTATGGAACTTGTATCTTTACTTTGTCTGAATCAATATCAAAAGGAACTCGCCTTAGGTTTTTTGTATAATGAAGGTGTCATCAACGCCATTGATGATATCAAAAGTATAGACTATGTTGAAAACATGTTGGCGGTAGTCATTGAACTAAAGGAATATGTGGTCATTGACATGCGAGAGAGTCTAAGGAGCATGACATCCGGATGTGGTAAATGTTATACATATATTAATCCCTTGAAGCAAAGACTGTACAACATTAGTGAAAATGACTTGACTTTCTCTGCCAATGAGATTCTTAACACGATGAATCGATTTATTAAGGAATCGGAACTCTATAATGAAGTTGGCGGCGTACACAGTGTATTATTTGCTACGGACGGCTTTCAACTGAAGACAGAAGACATCGGTAGGCATAATTGTTTCGATAAGATTGCAGGAATGCTGTTAATACAGAATAAAACAAAAATCGCCATAAGAAGCATTATATATATTAGCGGCAGACTAACCTCGGAAATGCTGATGAAAATGATTCGTCTCGATGCTCCCATTGTGGTCTCCAAATCCACTCCCACAACAGCGACGATCCGTCTGGCCCGTCAATATAATATCACGTTATTAGGGTATGTCAAAGGCGATTATGGTATTGTTTATTCGGGTTCTCACAGAATCACTGATTAA
- a CDS encoding Nif3-like dinuclear metal center hexameric protein, which translates to MAVSVGQVEQLIEKLAPRAWAEDWDNPGLLVGSSAQRVRKILLTLDVTPEVVEEAVKENAELIVSHHPLLFKPLKNLRMDNPSALIPLSLFRNGISCYAAHTNLDQSVLSSSLTFADMLQLEKVEFLDMTAAEKMVKLVTFVPEESADALRLALAAEGVGSGITDGEHSNNYTECFYQTKGEGMFRALVGAMPAIGKIGELTRVPEIRMESIVEERALSRAVKALQKAHPYEEPAYDIIPLQNTGKARGYGAVGLLLEPRALGDIWQEFITRLKNHYTAYDFSSVRLAGDPKKKIRKIAILNGNGSSFVQKAAFKGADLYIVGEFNYHNVLECLESGMAVGELGHFLSEIPMVHALYDYIRADRTMTDAELIISTMNKVPWLKW; encoded by the coding sequence ATGGCTGTATCGGTAGGACAAGTAGAACAACTCATTGAGAAGCTTGCCCCCCGCGCCTGGGCTGAAGACTGGGATAATCCCGGTTTGTTGGTTGGCAGCAGTGCCCAGCGGGTTAGAAAGATCTTACTGACCCTGGACGTGACGCCGGAAGTAGTTGAAGAAGCTGTCAAAGAAAATGCCGAGTTGATCGTATCCCATCATCCGCTGCTTTTTAAACCATTAAAAAACCTCCGGATGGACAATCCGTCGGCTTTGATCCCGCTTTCGCTTTTTCGTAACGGCATATCCTGCTATGCTGCGCATACCAATCTCGATCAATCTGTACTATCCTCCAGCCTGACCTTTGCCGACATGCTGCAGTTGGAAAAGGTGGAATTTCTGGATATGACTGCCGCGGAGAAAATGGTAAAACTGGTTACCTTTGTCCCGGAAGAATCCGCTGACGCGCTTCGCTTGGCCTTGGCTGCGGAAGGTGTCGGCAGCGGAATCACTGACGGCGAGCACAGCAACAACTATACCGAGTGCTTTTATCAGACAAAAGGCGAAGGCATGTTCAGAGCATTGGTCGGTGCTATGCCGGCTATTGGCAAGATCGGGGAACTGACCCGTGTGCCGGAGATTCGGATGGAAAGCATTGTTGAAGAACGCGCGCTGTCCCGGGCAGTCAAAGCCTTACAAAAAGCCCATCCCTATGAAGAACCGGCCTACGACATTATTCCGCTCCAAAACACTGGCAAAGCCCGTGGATATGGTGCGGTCGGTTTGCTGCTTGAGCCCCGGGCTCTGGGCGATATCTGGCAGGAGTTTATCACCCGGTTGAAAAATCACTACACAGCCTACGATTTTTCTTCGGTGAGACTGGCTGGGGATCCAAAGAAGAAAATAAGAAAAATTGCCATATTAAACGGCAACGGTAGCAGTTTTGTGCAGAAAGCCGCGTTTAAAGGTGCCGATCTGTATATTGTCGGCGAGTTCAACTACCATAATGTGCTGGAATGTCTCGAATCAGGCATGGCAGTGGGAGAACTGGGTCACTTCCTTAGCGAAATTCCGATGGTCCATGCGCTTTATGATTATATTAGAGCGGATCGGACAATGACCGACGCAGAATTAATCATTAGCACGATGAACAAAGTGCCTTGGTTAAAATGGTGA
- a CDS encoding tRNA (adenine(22)-N(1))-methyltransferase: MDSEDKSIIDQSIASNGACGEDLKKLSVKLGARLQTIASFVPFGSKVGDIGTDHAYLPLFLIQQGIIREAVGIDVHQGPYISAMENVNAYGLQNVLRIRHGDGLIPLVPGEVDTLVIAGMGGVTMLEILASKPEVLQRIDTLILQPQGAESRVRNVLLSQGWRLKQECLVEEDDRIYTVIQFSRSEGHDRNDIEERTRQIVQKIMAYHCDMDSAVEEKKDTMTPTAAGRGETSTVSEDAKERIALYERMMAQLIWQIGPLIVERKEALICGILDETSTNLKRVVLEMTRTDRAQVTAKATQMKKEIAMVEVMKTWLYR, from the coding sequence ATGGATAGTGAAGATAAGAGTATTATTGATCAATCGATAGCCTCTAACGGCGCCTGCGGAGAGGATCTGAAAAAACTGTCGGTCAAACTGGGTGCCCGTCTTCAGACCATTGCCTCCTTTGTTCCGTTCGGGTCTAAAGTTGGAGATATCGGGACGGATCATGCCTACCTGCCCCTTTTTCTTATCCAGCAAGGGATTATCCGGGAAGCTGTCGGGATTGATGTTCACCAAGGGCCATATATATCGGCGATGGAAAACGTCAATGCCTACGGTCTTCAGAATGTGCTCCGCATCCGCCATGGCGACGGTTTAATCCCGCTCGTTCCAGGCGAAGTCGATACGTTGGTGATAGCCGGCATGGGCGGCGTCACAATGCTTGAGATTCTGGCAAGCAAGCCCGAGGTGCTCCAAAGAATCGACACACTGATTCTCCAGCCCCAGGGCGCCGAAAGCCGAGTTCGGAACGTGCTGCTGTCTCAGGGGTGGAGGCTTAAGCAGGAATGTCTGGTTGAGGAAGATGATCGTATCTACACCGTTATCCAATTTTCCAGATCAGAGGGGCATGATAGAAATGATATTGAAGAACGTACGCGCCAAATCGTCCAAAAGATAATGGCGTATCATTGCGATATGGACTCTGCCGTAGAAGAGAAGAAAGATACTATGACACCGACTGCAGCAGGACGAGGAGAGACTAGCACGGTATCTGAAGATGCTAAAGAACGAATCGCATTATATGAAAGAATGATGGCACAGCTCATCTGGCAGATCGGGCCGCTCATCGTGGAACGAAAAGAAGCCCTGATCTGCGGTATCCTTGACGAGACAAGTACCAATCTAAAGCGGGTAGTCCTGGAAATGACGCGGACCGACAGAGCGCAGGTTACTGCGAAAGCAACTCAGATGAAAAAGGAAATTGCGATGGTGGAGGTAATGAAAACATGGCTGTATCGGTAG
- a CDS encoding carboxypeptidase-like regulatory domain-containing protein: MNLPKLKIAGGVWDSSRDAIIKGAKLTLYGEDGLDASTESDDYGDFRFQGLNSGNYTLEVTADGYETVIIESIQLKKDSLKIVDIPMMRTKINRPD; this comes from the coding sequence ATGAACCTGCCAAAACTGAAAATTGCAGGTGGAGTCTGGGATTCATCTCGTGATGCGATCATAAAAGGAGCGAAGCTGACACTTTACGGAGAAGATGGCTTAGATGCGTCTACGGAAAGTGACGATTATGGAGATTTCAGGTTTCAAGGACTAAATTCTGGGAACTATACGCTTGAAGTCACCGCCGACGGTTATGAGACAGTAATTATTGAAAGCATTCAACTAAAGAAGGATAGCTTAAAGATTGTAGATATTCCTATGATGAGAACAAAGATTAATCGCCCAGATTAA
- the ahbB gene encoding siroheme decarboxylase subunit beta has translation MDSVDKAILNLIQGAFPVDSRPYQTIGIKTGTTEMEAYLRIEKLKNEKIIRRVGGIFDSCHLGYISTLCAAKVPADKIPVLAELMQSITEITHSYIRNHTYNMWFTIIACSPQRMEQILDEIKKALGSDEVYSIPAKNVFKIKVCLNFLDMDQKEENRVSGTSLIKHCVNTDQAWNNAKKVSPDRGLSDEEKALIRLLQGDLASTLTPFSFIAEKLNIGEKEVLEKIDYFLERGILRRIGAILYHQKAGFTSNAMGVWCVPEKLVVEVGLKMAASPKVSHCYERPRLPGFPYNLFTMIHGHSDEGCREIMNELSKETGITDHTMLFSHRELKKSSMRYFV, from the coding sequence ATGGACTCCGTTGACAAGGCAATACTCAATCTCATTCAAGGGGCTTTTCCGGTGGATTCTCGTCCGTATCAAACAATCGGAATAAAAACAGGCACTACCGAAATGGAAGCTTATTTAAGAATTGAAAAATTAAAAAACGAAAAAATAATCCGGCGTGTTGGTGGAATCTTTGATTCCTGTCATTTAGGTTATATCAGTACGTTGTGTGCGGCAAAAGTTCCTGCAGACAAAATTCCGGTTCTGGCGGAACTCATGCAGAGTATCACCGAAATTACGCATAGCTATATCCGTAATCATACCTATAATATGTGGTTTACGATTATTGCCTGTTCTCCGCAAAGAATGGAGCAAATTTTAGACGAGATTAAGAAGGCGTTAGGCAGTGATGAAGTTTACAGTATCCCGGCGAAAAATGTATTTAAAATTAAGGTTTGCTTGAATTTCTTAGACATGGATCAGAAGGAAGAGAACCGGGTATCAGGGACATCCCTTATTAAACATTGTGTGAATACGGATCAAGCATGGAATAATGCTAAAAAAGTATCTCCGGATAGGGGATTAAGCGATGAGGAAAAGGCGTTAATCCGATTGCTTCAGGGGGACCTGGCAAGTACCCTTACCCCTTTTTCTTTTATAGCAGAGAAACTCAATATCGGTGAAAAAGAAGTACTGGAAAAGATCGATTATTTTCTGGAAAGAGGCATTTTGCGGCGTATAGGAGCCATACTTTATCATCAAAAAGCCGGTTTTACTTCTAATGCGATGGGTGTGTGGTGTGTGCCGGAGAAGTTGGTAGTGGAGGTGGGGTTAAAAATGGCTGCTTCCCCGAAAGTCAGCCACTGCTATGAACGTCCTAGGCTCCCCGGTTTTCCCTATAATCTCTTTACGATGATTCATGGGCATTCGGATGAAGGGTGCCGGGAAATTATGAACGAATTGTCCAAAGAAACAGGAATCACGGATCATACGATGCTATTCAGCCACAGGGAGTTAAAGAAAAGCAGCATGCGGTATTTTGTTTAA